A window of the Hippoglossus stenolepis isolate QCI-W04-F060 chromosome 8, HSTE1.2, whole genome shotgun sequence genome harbors these coding sequences:
- the LOC118114307 gene encoding uncharacterized protein LOC118114307 isoform X3 translates to MQSPTRANSGPTPVTTAPTDQPPDTGTEAQPALNEQHAREEGAASEAPVETDTVIPPQENEAGVLTPKTPATVAVVQAVENETAPLPLSETSEKPGGMEMDSALKTRAPTKCDTNTNPLCVGQKAKKQDKVVRDGRKYVPSKKAMIDPLKMDMSKPLVMPLTSSQLSLQCIECHIIFSDHKSKERHLKTSHPAEYEQCILRNALFACYVCDRHFTNSTELMVHQKAHIEKKPFKCQICGVAFKKSSELTIHKKIHFGQDGYACTDCGKPCKTFTLLKYHRRKHTGEKPYVCKECGQSFPMSKTLQRHMVSHLPEGAELDEQAAAAKAAKAQVKKKDGASTVKYSCPICKAVFKTTKTRQHHMKTKHNLLPAAPRNAPPAGQQVKLGTPIITPISICQPGLLQLESIGPLQKVDSNIDTEQIRRLIESLGNVQKVNQVVILGQVPSHVTPLEMQQISHLAEPVNVSPPQIDFIGQSESKTIELDTLNHQCDPMEQTIILEPITPDGQLENPHFSELGSHMTIGESIELTFVQTEQTERPEGEVMHQILQQPEISAIQSDPVNQMVCQDEFADLKQNLEQTFILELTPALMPTLELEQSKTLPKEEIPSSSLVPTTELEKIPDQTVIDEQETGLSVPTFMSTVELELTPLQTEQQDVTTCPFVQSDTLTETPSESERNVKEDVESLVQTESLDLIHNVMDGGATQEMQEKEVQEPFEQESSEKLLVDHKTGQKQLSEVEDASAPKEVPSQLEPKQVPQISELPVNVMSAQELVKVRKRKPARAFIFQGYIQEQVGSITKDDLQIEAKPAKRQRTKKSHLVVKFGPPSKEKKIKKQKKPSQEHQPTREKEITSNLSPKKASQKKGRKGKKEREVGHLLSTAEIKSPSLNQEPQAQQIKEHTKQNKIKKPKEQPREGVMTVSEHKTPALPVFKKKKQTKIMRKDQPKKAKDGKRKKNRAKKEDVNTNTGTSSTEIQGPHTTQDPLVLLKGHKQPQLKVYKLDPSKASSQTQEASAQDAQTMSQQSKDNKHPTSESANNLTAENKKKGGRPKKKQKALSLLSSLHVSRQPSETLPTKPKTTRKRKASSKVETEGVITSSHSKRALECKDCGERFSELSSLQKHKATVHIVESPSLTYTNGNIFEGVSRLDLYQLPKQSDKVVGVINAAADWDTEPEMTELALEDRERSVCFPALIPSPSLPVPPSDVEMSAHGDKHGSKTGADVQFHTSPDDCSLSDQVKNSEKPRNFTSESGLSTSTQTKDFETGEPLESDEAEQENGLLKHPSPDSEVQANVDEDVKEDLLLEVDMVTVGEQNEKDESDPASSQESVAQDESKGNSESGSTETATAPGQADETIMEKSLTWQTVSCSTHQVVIKEEEEEMLVQRKKVEGKGAAKKNATRGRRRGRGHLKRGMMAKTFLGGDTVRGTESEKEQDECQVVYEKHTITTDSETHDEVETGTKTSQPETNPECEAIKATAPAACLPLVPPAIEESPEEQVVFELESVTTSVEEVMNEGEEHDREVDQSPGIILEKFLTSRQRETADKEPCLRRINQRQGLKNITANVFQVPGSQEIKVEENISDPLLVAPSSQNRPRLNVQPHHHRDIRTVLVKEESSLVLNEAQASQGSRHIRWNVEPVDNENTATPLIQTGETINDSCITPEFNTNQCIFYPVKEEERELLLGATQTSRGSLTPEGSSVAHQTELQSADPALYEGSHATQDYQEIAVRGLSSEPGVSDFTHGQEADAEWPHPPDVRDFLLRSSDEEERGELSEPQLDSEAEVMAYFYKNMTIGARQSDQTSLCLSTSTNQLLAPRDENRNRKPIDYFSKYFGWDTWKEIANCTNKLSSMSNPFTAREVAQFVGIHVAMGTLKFPSPRLYWEDLTKVPLVADAMPLSRFLELTCRLKFASPAKDPVNSIIQEERLDVDFQNGQQGKTLPSSQCVISQQSDGESQCDKTNDPNTSETQTDPMWKVQPLLSRFKAGCQSLSREGDYAVDQYLLPLTGKLHNYKVSLYCTTLIGFGGLLLHVDFKLNLSDKEDAVEKMVPKGSMVFLCKQELSTPAMLERLLVAGVHGAGRVGGARGQIGDEFVSSDGKLMLRRSHCGFILSTAGNGQRSMASLTDNFEKAQMSALLNRDLRNLYPIPLTALAPTCWPQAVLWYLTDLALVNSWLLYREDHQAPSAPLTLMAFRLEVSKALILSSGSDTQDSVPPQPPVEKTHSTSQTPNPTTVEECPLPDAATRYDGSGHWPEQLGEGEGGRCRFGDCQRTSRVLCLKCCVFLCISRNHNCFLNFHSQGSFGKE, encoded by the exons ATGCAGAGTCCTACCCGGGCAAACAGCGGGCCAACCCCTGTGACCACAGCACCCACAGATCAACCACCGGACACAGGCACAGAGGCTCAGCCAGCACTCAATGAACAACATGCACGAGAGGAGGGGGCTGCATCTGAGGCTCCGGTTGAGACTGACACAGTAATCCCACCACAGGAAAATGAGGCGGGGGTGCTAACTCCAAAAACACCTGCCACTGTGGCAGTCGTGCAGGCAGTGGAGAACGAGACTGCTCCTCTGCCGCTGAGTGAGACCTCAGAAAAGCCTGGAGGGATGGAGATGGACTCTGCTTTAAAGACACGTGCACCCAcaaaatgtgacacaaacacaaatcctcTGTGTGTCGGGCAAAAGGCAAAGAAACAGGATAAAGTTGTACGTGATGGGAGGAAATATGTTCCTTCCAAGAAGGCTATGATCGATCCTCTGAAAATGGACATGTCCAAACCACTGGTCATGCCTCTTACAT CATCACAGCTCTCCCTGCAGTGCATTGAGTGCCACATAATATTCAGTGACCACAAGAGCAAAGAGCGCCATCTGAAGACGAGCCATCCAGCAGAATATGAGCAGTGCATACTAAGGAACGCCCTTTTTGCCTGTTACGTTTGTGACCGCCATTTCACAAACTCCACAGAGCTCATGGTTCACCAGAAAGCCCACATCGAGAAGAAACCCTTCAAGTGTCAGATCTGCGGGGTGGCCTTTAAAAAGTCATCCGAGCTCACCATTCATAAAAAAATTCATTTTGGCCAGGACGGCTATGCCTGCACTGACTGTGGCAAACCTTGCAAAACGTTTACATTGCTCAAGTATCACCGACGCAAACACACTGGAGAAAAGCCGTACGTTTGCAAGGAATGTGGCCAATCCTTCCCCATGTCCAAAACTCTGCAGAGACATATGGTGTCACACCTGCCAGAGGGAGCGGAGCTGGATGAGCAAGCTGCCGCAGCTAAAGCAGCTAAAGCACAAGTGAAGAAAAAGGATG gtGCCTCTACAGTAAAATATTCTTGCCCCATATGCAAGGCAGTTTTCAAGACTACCAAGACGCGGCAACATCACATGAAAACTAAGCACAATTTGTTGCCTGCTGCACCCAGAAATGCACCACCAGCTGGGCAGCAAGTGAAGCTAGGTACACCCATCATAACTCCGATATCTATTTGCCAACCAGGACTATTACAACTGGAGTCCATTGGACCTCTGCAAAAAGTTGATTCCAATATTGACACAGAGCAGATTCGCAGACTGATTGAGTCTTTAGGAAATGTGCAGAAAGTGAACCAAGTTGTCATATTGGGGCAGGTGCCGTCTCATGTCACACCACTGGAAATGCAGCAAATATCACATCTGGCAGAACCAGTAAACGTCAGTCCCCCTCAGATAGATTTTATAGGACAGTCAGAATCAAAGACAATTGAACTGGACACTTTAAACCACCAATGTGATCCAATGGAGCAAACAATTATACTGGAACCTATTACACCGGACGGCCAATTGGAAAACCCTCATTTCTCAGAATTAGGTTCCCACATGACCATAGGTGAAAGTATAGAGCTGACATTTGTTCAGActgaacaaacagagagacCCGAGGGAGAGGTGATGCATCAGATCCTTCAACAGCCTGAGATTAGTGCAATTCAATCTGACCCAGTGAATCAAATGGTTTGTCAGGATGAGTTCGCTGACCTCAAACAAAACCTTGAGCAAACGTTCATATTAGAACTTACTCCTGCTCTGATGCCAACTTTGGAGCTGGAGCAATCCAAAACTTTGCCAAAAGAAGAAATCCCGTCTTCCTCTCTTGTGCCAACCACTGAACTGGAGAAGATTCCAGATCAGACTGTGATAGATGAGCAGGAGACCGGCCTCTCAGTCCCAACATTTATGTCAACTGTTGAGTTGGAGCTGACACCTTTACAAACAGAGCAACAGGATGTCACTACCTGCCCTTTTGTTCAATCAGATACACTTACAGAAACCCCAAGTGAATCTGAAAGAAACGTCAAAGAAGATGTTGAGTCACTTGTGCAGACAGAAAGTCTAGATCTAATCCACAATGTGATGGATGGAGGTGCAACACAAGAGATGCAAGAAAAAGAAGTGCAGGAGCCATTTGAACAAGAATCATCTGAGAAATTGCTAGTTGATCACAAGACGGGTCAGAAACAGTTGTCTGAAGTTGAGGACGCATCTGCTCCAAAAGAGGTTCCATCACAATTGGAGCCCAAGCAGGTGCCACAGATTTCAGAGTTACCTGTTAATGTAATGTCGGCTCAAGAGCTAGTTAAAGTGCGGAAAAGAAAGCCAGCCAGGGCGTTTATCTTTCAAGGATATATACAAGAACAGGTCGGATCCATAACAAAGGATGATTTACAAATTGAAGCCAAACCTGCCAAACGCCAAAGAACAAAAAAGTCTCATCTTGTTGTTAAATTTGGTCCACcgagcaaagaaaagaaaatcaagaaaCAGAAGAAGCCATCACAGGAGCATCAGCCAACACGGGAAAAAGAGATAACATCAAATCTCTCACCAAAAAAAGCATCACAGAAGAAgggaagaaagggaaaaaaagagagggaagtgGGACACTTGCTATCTACAGCTGAAATAAAATCTCCCTCATTAAACCAGGAACCACAGGCACAGCAAATCAAAGAGCATacgaaacaaaataaaataaaaaagccaaaGGAACAACCCAGGGAGGGTGTGATGACAGTAAGTGAACACAAAACTCCTGCTttgcctgtttttaaaaagaaaaaacaaacgaAAATAATGCGAAAAGATCAGCCCAAGAAAGCAAAGGatgggaagagaaagaaaaaccgAGCAAAAAAGGAAGACGTTAATACAAATACAGGCACATCTTCAACAGAAATACAAGgaccacacacaacacaagaccCGCTTGTTCTACTGAAAGGTCACAAACAGCCCCAGCTGAAAGTTTACAAGTTAGACCCATCAAAGGCATCAAGTCAGACACAAGAGGCTTCAGCTCAGGACGCCCAAACAATGTCCCAACAGAGTAAAGACAACAAACACCCAACAAGTGAGTCTGCGAATAATCTCACAgcagaaaacaagaagaaaggaggaagaccaaaaaagaagcagaaagcTCTTTCGTTGTTGTCGTCGCTACATGTTTCCCGTCAACCATCCGAGACACTACCCACCAAGCCAAAGACCACCAGGAAGCGCAAAGCCTCCTCGAAAGTAGAGACCGAGGGAGTTATAACTTCCTCTCATTCCAAACGTGCCTTAGAGTGTAAGGACTGCGGGGAGAGATTCAGTGAACTCTCGTCCCTTCAGAAGCACAAAGCGACGGTGCATATCGTGGAGAGTCCCAGTCTCACGTACACCAATGGGAACATCTTTGAAGGGGTTTCCAGGCTGGATCTTTACCAGCTTCCCAAACAGAGTGATAAGGTTGTTGGGGTGATAAATGCAGCTGCAGACTGGGATACGGAGCCTGAGATGACAGAGTTGGCTTTAGAAGACCGAGAGCGGAGTGTCTGTTTTCCAGCTTTGATTCCATCCCCGTCTTTACCTGTTCCTCCCTCAGATGTTGAAATGAGTGCCCATGGAGATAAGCATGGTAGTAAAACAGGAGCAGATGTTCAATTTCATACCTCTCCAGACGACTGCTCGTTATCTGATCAAGTGAAAAACAGTGAGAAGCCTCGAAATTTCACATCTGAATCCGGTTTAAGTACCTCTACTCAGACAAAGGATTTTGAGACTGGGGAGCCTTTAGAATCAGATGAAGCAGAGCAAGAAAACGGTTTGCTGAAGCATCCCAGCCCAGACTCTGAAGTTCAAGCTAACGTGGATGAAGACGTCAAGGAGGATTTACTTCTCGAGGTAGATATGGTCACTGTTGGGGAGCAGAATGAAAAAGATGAAAGCGACCCAGCTTCATCGCAAGAAAGTGTTGCTCAAGATGAATCCAAGGGAAATTCTGAGAGTGGAAGCACTGAAACAGCCACAGCACCTGGGCAAGCTGATGAAACAATAATGGAAAAGAGTTTAACTTGGCAAACAGTTTCGTGCTCCACGCACCAAGTGGTGAtcaaggaagaagaggaagaaatgttAGTCCAGAGAAAAAAAGTTGAAGGGAAAGGAGCCGCAAAAAAGAATGCTACAAGGGGCAGGAGACGAGGAAGGGGACATCTAAAAAGGGGCATGATGGCTAAGACATTTTTAGGTGGGGATACTGTCAGAGGAACAGAATCGGAGAAAGAACAAGATGAATGTCAGGTCGTTTATGAAAAACATACCATCACCACTGATTCAGAAACTCACGATGAAGTTGAGACTGGCACAAAGACTTCACAGCCAGAGACCAATCCTGAATGTGAGGCCATAAAAGCTACTGCTCCTGCCGCATGTTTGCCTCTCGTGCCCCCTGCGATAGAGGAATCTCCTGAAGAGCAAGTCGTGTTTGAGCTGGAGTCGGTCACCACGAGTGTGGAGGAAGTAATGAATGAAGGAGAGGAACATGACCGGGAGGTTGACCAGTCTCCAGGCATCATACTGGAGAAATTCCTCAcctccagacagagagagactgcTGACAAAGAGCCGTGCCTGAGGAGGATCAATCAGAGACAG ggTTTGAAAAACATTACTGCGAATGTATTTCAAGTCCCTGGGAGCCAGGAGATCAAGGTTGAAGAGAATATCTCAGACCCGCTGCTGGTTGCACCCTCCAGTCAGAATAGGCCGAGGTTAAATGTGCAGCCACATCACCATCGTGACATCAGGACCGTTCTGGTGAAAGAGGAGAGCAGCCTCGTGCTGAATGAGGCTCAGGCCTCACAGGGCAGCAGACACATCAGATGGAATGTGGAGCCAGTGgacaatgaaaacactgcaaCTCCAT tgataCAGACTGGGGAGACAATAAACGACAGTTGCATCACACCAGAGTTCAACACCAACCAGTGTATCTTCTACCCGgttaaagaggaggagagggagcttCTACTCGGAGCCACTCAGACCAGCAGAGGGAGTTTAACACCGGAGGGATCCAGTGTTGCACATCAGACAGAGCTTCAAAGTGCTGATCCTGCTTTAT ATGAAGGGAGCCACGCCACACAAGACTACCAGGAGATAGCAGTGAGAGGGCTGTCGTCAGAACCAGGGGTCAGTGACTTCACACATGGACAAG AGGCAGATGCTGAGTGGCCTCATCCGCCAGACGTCCGGGACTTTCTCCTCCGGAGCTCTGATGAAGAGGAACGAGGTGAACTGTCTGAGCCTCAGCTTGACTCGGAAGCAGAAGTGATGGCTTATTTTTACAAGAACATGACCATTGGTGCACGGCAGTCAGATCAAACATCTCTATG TTTGTCAACTTCAACAAACCAGCTCCTTGCACCAAGAGATgaaaacaggaacaggaagcCTATTGATTACTTCTCCAAATATTTCGGTTGGGATACCTGGAAAGAAATTGCCAATTGCACAAATAAACTATCCAGCATGTCGAACCCCTTCACAGCACGAGAGGTTGCACAGTTTGTTGGGATCCACGTTGCAATGGGAACTTTGAAG tttcccAGTCCAAGGCTCTACTGGGAGGACTTGACAAAGGTTCCCTTAGTTGCTGATGCCATGCCACTTTCACGTTTCCTCGAGCTGACTTGCAGGTTGAAGTTTGCATCTCCTGCAAAAGATCCGGTCAACAGTATTATTCAAGAAGAAAGGCTCGATGTTGACTTTCAAAATGGACAGCAAGGTAAAACTCTGCCAAGCAGTCAATGTGTAATTTCTCAGCAAAGTGACGGGGAAAGCCAATGTGACAAAACAAATGATCCGAACACTTCCGAAACACAGACTGATCCGATGTGGAAGGTTCAGCCATTACTGAGCCGCTTCAAAGCAGGGTGCCAGTCCCTGAGCAGAGAGGGTGATTATGCAGTTGACCAATATCTACTTCCTTTGACCGGGAAGCTGCACAATTACAAAGTGTCTCTCTACTGCACTACATTAATTGGATTTGGGGGTTTACTCCTACATGTggattttaaattgaatctcTCAGACAAAGAAGATGCTGTAGAAAAAATGGTCCCCAAAGGAAGTATGGTGTTTCTTTGCAAACAGGAACTCTCCACCCCAGCAATGCTGGAACGCCTGCTGGTTGCTGGAGTTCATGGTGCAGGCAGGGTGGGTGGAGCACGAGGGCAGATCGGGGATGAGTTTGTGAGCTCAGACGGGAAGCTGATGTTACGCAGATCACACTGCGGCTTTATTCTTTCTACTGCGGGGAATGGCCAGAGGAGCATGGCTTCTCTCACCGACAACTTTGAGAAGGCCCAGATGTCGGCTCTTCTCAACAGAGATTTGCGAAACCTTTACCCTATTCCCCTCACTGCCTTGGCCCCAACCTGCTGGCCTCAAGCGGTGCTCTGGTACCTAACGGATCTGGCTTTGGTCAACTCCTGGCTCCTGTACCGGGAGGATCACCAGGCACCTTCTGCACCTTTGACTCTCATGGCCTTCAGACTGGAGGTGTCCAAGGCTTTAATCCTTTCCAGTGGCTCTGATACACAGGACTCTGTTCCCCCCCAACCCCCTGTagagaaaacacactcaacAAGTCAAACCCCCAATCCCACCACAGTGGAGGAATGTCCTCTGCCGGATGCAGCCACGCGGTACGACGGTTCGGGCCACTGGCCAGAGCAGCTtggggagggagaagggggcAGGTGCCGTTTTGGGGACTGTCAGCGAACATCTCGAGTGCTATGCCTTAAGTGCTGTGTCTTTCTTTGTATCTCACGCAACCACAACTGTTTTTTGAATTTCCACAGTCAAGGCAGTTTCGGAAAAGAGTAG